TTTTATAAAGACAAATCCTATTTTTATTATGATTTTATAGTTCGAGATTTTTTCAAGTTTCTTAAAGACCAAAATCCAAATCAAAATTATTGGTTTGCACTTGGAAGTAATCAGTTGATCTTTAGAAAAGGTAATTTTGAATACAAAGCTAAATTAGCTTACAATAAATCACTCGAAGCAATTGAACTCCAAAATAGTGGTAAAAACTGGTCCTCAAATCAAAAATGGAGAGAAATCTTTGGAACAAAATTCCCAACATAGCAAAATCAAAATCCTAGAAGGTCAAATTCGAGAATGTTACGGTCGAGTAGTTTATTCTCATAAAACACATGAAAAGTGTAGTGACATATTATTAAGTAAGCATTCAAATATTAAAATTTGGCAGATAATACTTTCTGCACTTGCGACAGGAGGAATTATCTCAATTCTATTTGGTAGTGGTAATGTAGGAGTAGTTCTTTCTGGGTTGCTATCAACAGCTTTACTAATTATCAATAGTTATACAAAGGACTATGACTTAGGTGAAATTGCCCAAAAACATAAACAAGCAGCTAACGAATTATGGTTAATAAGAGAACAGTATTTATCACTACTTACTGATTTAAAGATCGATGCAAAAGATATATCATTGATTCAAAAAGAAAGAGATCAATTATTGGATAAGTTAGGCACTGTTTATGAAGGTGCACCAAGCACTTTACCTAAAGCTTACTTAAAGGCTCAAGAAGCATTAAAAAAGCTAGAGGATATGACTTTTAGTGATTCAGAAATTGATGCTTTTTTACCTGATGAATTAAAAAGAGGCTAACAAAGCAAATTAAGCGGACTTGTACACTGATTGCTTATTGGTTAATTGCTTGTTCGTTGTAAAAATCATATTCATTAACTAACTCCTAAGCGGTAAGTACAAGCCGCTTATTTGCCAAACCGTTAAGGCCCGGCAGGCGCGTTGGGTTCTGTCAAATGGGTGCGGGTTGGTTGCTTCTCTAAAAATCCCAAAAAGTCCGCCGCTTTCAGCTCGTTTTTTGGTGTGCTTCTTAACAGTTTTTCCCAAGCAAAACGGGGCGCCAATGTACTCGTTCAAAATTTCTGCCTGTAATGTGGGCAGGCCTCGCGTTGGTAAAGATCGTCAGGTAGCGCGAAGCGCCGAGATTTTCCGGAAAAGGCGGTCATCTTCAGGGTTT
This DNA window, taken from Rhodohalobacter mucosus, encodes the following:
- a CDS encoding SLATT domain-containing protein; protein product: MEQNSQHSKIKILEGQIRECYGRVVYSHKTHEKCSDILLSKHSNIKIWQIILSALATGGIISILFGSGNVGVVLSGLLSTALLIINSYTKDYDLGEIAQKHKQAANELWLIREQYLSLLTDLKIDAKDISLIQKERDQLLDKLGTVYEGAPSTLPKAYLKAQEALKKLEDMTFSDSEIDAFLPDELKRG